Proteins encoded in a region of the Podospora pseudopauciseta strain CBS 411.78 chromosome 6, whole genome shotgun sequence genome:
- a CDS encoding hypothetical protein (EggNog:ENOG503P7B8) — protein MAFMLTNSPYLLSQISLASFVPHLTQPHQDAKRPYHPVPESAFTIQPDALFSAELDASSKTFLDVLATKFASFSVSYSKSTVLRILADTGKIYSLNKPDELFQSIVFGPETGGEMQRWLENCRVRRLSPQFITGFRTFENATVEREEGGSGVGVQGGVAIPVGAVGGDLLGLTDVEVKGGREGRKGVRTTVRNEGERIYAIAYRKVKIREFWGGSARPELGVSNRWKAVVEGVGGRGGEEEEGEREVYLGAGLAEGTGQGAEALFEAKSVDGERVVFGWACESDVSSDEDDSDS, from the coding sequence ATGGCCTTCATGCTCACAAACTCCCcctacctcctctcccaaatctccctcgccagctTCGTCCCCCACctcacccaaccccaccaagaCGCCAAGCGACCCTACCACCCCGTCCCCGAATCCGCCTTCACGATCCAACCCGACGCGCTCTTCTCCGCCGAGCTCGACGCCAGCTCCAAAACCTTCCTCGACGTCCTCGCCACCAAGTTCGCGTCCTTTTCTGTGTCGTACAGCAAGTCGACCGTTCTCCGCATCCTGGCCGACACGGGCAAGATCTACTCCCTCAACAAACCGGACGAGCTCTTCCAGTCCATCGTTTTTGGTCCCGAGACCGGGGGGGAGATGCAGCGGTGGTTGGAGAACTGCCGGGTGAGGCGGTTGTCGCCGCAGTTCATAACTGGTTTCAGGACGTTTGAGAATGCTACtgttgagagggaggagggggggtcgggggttggggttcaGGGGGGGGTTGCGATACCGGTTGGGGCTGTCGGGGGAGATTTGCTTGGGTTAACGGATGTTGAGGtcaagggggggagggaggggaggaaaggggtgAGGACTACGGTGAGGAatgagggggagaggatatATGCTATTGCTTATCGGAAGGTGAAGATTAGggagttttggggggggagtgCGAGGCCGGAGTTGGGGGTTAGTAATCGGTGGAAGGCagttgttgagggggttggtgggagggggggtgaggaggaggagggagagagggaggtgtACCTTGGGGCTGGGCTGGCGGAGGGTACGGGGCAGGGGGCTGAGGCGCTTTTTGAGGCGAAGAgtgtggatggggagagggttgtttttgggtgGGCTTGTGAGTCTGATGTGTCgtcggatgaggatgatAGTGATTCTTGA
- the ALG9 gene encoding mannosyltransferase (BUSCO:EOG09261FM4; CAZy:GT22; EggNog:ENOG503NV47; COG:G): MAPKAKPAAPKPAPSQEKREFVHPSAKHARKQAIKDAFAIQPISAFYFFLAANAVAALFSPIQDCDETFNYWEPTHYLSHGYGLQTWEYSPEFSIRSWFYIAIHAIVANIRRLLPHSNKVAEFYFLRYAFAVGCAFCQTLMWRSICLALSPRVGIFFIIATIFSPGNFHASTAYLPSSFAMYMSCLGAAAFMNWRGGIKTAMGMFWFAVGGVLGWPFAAALCAPFVAEEIFFAAVSDQDRMFESALRVFRGVMAGVLLIGLDASINTFFYRRFELVSWNIIKYNIFSETGGPDLYGTEPWTFYFKNLLLNFNIWFILALVSLPLFLLQKLFMRSTGETFQSGLRTFVFLTPFYMWLGIFTLQPHKEERFMYPVYPFLALNAALAFHSFLTFFGNASPRTLVGKIPAKLKLAVVSLGLVASAIVGLARIGGMYTAYHAPLSLYDPLFEVGGRGDTVCFGKDWYRFPTSYFLPKDMHAKFVRSEFRGLLPGEFSEATTGFGFFGGTWLPTIGLNNKNEEDMGKYVDLRMCVFMVDTQFPERGDVELPPNEPDYAKNVDRWEEVKCLPFLDAESTPFLARAVWVPDWEIIPEGFRRKWGRHCLLKQRR, from the exons ATGGCTCCCAAAGCCAAACCAGCAGCTCCCAAGCCTGCCCCCAGccaggagaagagagaaTTCGTACATCCATCAGCAAAACACGCCAGGAAACA GGCTATCAAAGATGCCTTCGCGATCCAACCCATCTCTGCCTTCTACTTCTTCCTAGCCGCCAATGCCGTAGCAGCTCTCTTCTCCCCGATCCAAGATTGCGACGAGACGTTCAACTACTGGGAACCTACCCACTACCTCAGCCATGGCTATGGTCTTCAGACCTGGGAATACTCCCCCGAGTTCAGCATCAGGAGCTGGTTCTACATTGCTATCCACGCCATTGTTGCCAATATTCGCCGTCTATTGCCTCACTCTAACAAGGTGGCCGAGTTCTACTTCCTCCGCTATGCATTCGCCGTGGGGTGCGCATTCTGTCAGACCTTGATGTGGCGCTCCATCTGCCTGGCCCTGAGCCCCCGTGTTGGAATCTTCTTCATAATAGCCACCATCTTTAGCCCCGGAAATTTCCACGCGAGCACGGCCTATCTTCCCTCGAGCTTTGCCATGTACATGTCCTGTCTTGGCGCGGCCGCCTTCATGAACTGGCGCGGTGGGATCAAGACAGCGATGGGCATGTTCTGGTTCGCCGTAGGAGGCGTTCTTGGCTGGCCGTTTGCCGCGGCTCTTTGCGCGCCATTCGTTGCGGAGGAGATCTTCTTTGCTGCTGTCAGTGACCAGGATCGCATGTTTGAGTCTGCGCTTCGTGTTTTTCGTGGTGTTATGGCCGGAGTTCTTCTAATT GGCCTTGACGCTTCTATCAACACCTTTTTCTATAGAAGGTTTGAACTTGTCTCTTGGAACATCATCAAGTACAACATCTTCTCCGAGACCGGCGGCCCCGACCTCTACGGCACTGAGCCCTGGACCTTTTACTTCAAGAACCTGCTGCTCAACTTCAACATCTGGTTCATCCTTGCGCTGGTTTCTCTACCGCTGTTCCTCTTGCAGAAGCTCTTCATGCGCTCAACAGGAGAGACTTTCCAGTCTGGGCTTCGTACCTTTGTCTTTTTGACGCCCTTTTACATGTGGCTGGGCATCTTTACCCTTCAGCCCCACAAGGAAGAGCGCTTCATGTACCCTGTATACCCTTTCCTGGCTCTCAACGCTGCCCTGGCCTTCCACAGTTTCCTCACCTTCTTTGGTAACGCAAGCCCCAGGACGCTCGTGGGAAAGATCCCTGCCAAGCTCAAACTGGCTGTGGTCAGCCTTGGGCTCGTGGCGTCAGCTATTGTCGGTCTTGCCCGCATTGGTGGCATGTACACTGCCTACCACGCCCCATTGTCCCTCTACGATCCGCTCTTTGAGGTCGGCGGACGGGGCGACACAGTCTGCTTTGGCAAGGATTGGTACCGCTTCCCTACTTCGTATTTCCTCCCCAAGGATATGCACGCCAAATTTGTCCGTTCCGAGTTCCGCGGCTTGCTTCCTGGAGAGTTTAGCGAGGCCACGACTGGGTTTGGCTTCTTTGGCGGGACTTGGCTGCCTACCATCGGGTTGAACAACAAGAACGAGGAGGACATGGGCAAGTATGTCGACTTGAGGATGTGTGTTTTCATGGTGGATACGCAGTTCccggagaggggggatgtggagCTTCCGCCAAATGAACCGGACTATGCGAAGAATGTGGATCGATGGGAGGAGGTCAAGTGTCTTCCTTTCTTGGATGCGGAGAGCACACCgtttttggcgagggcggttTGGGTGCCTGATTGGGAGATTATTCCTGAAGGGTTTAGGAGGAAGTGGGGGAGGCATTGTTTGCTGAAGCAGAGGAGGTAA
- a CDS encoding hypothetical protein (COG:S; EggNog:ENOG503NY8R; BUSCO:EOG09263G4R), with the protein MEGSSMQIPGLNLGQGQAEEKPASEVTQNTPGVSEKQQENLSPVVEASARPDEGMDLDVQEPVITNQTETSTKKVVSVDAQMKATDLDVPGSPDVTDALEAALAAENDVKDMVAKAQESVTAPATVTTTESNVNVKDTVMATTQETDITETIRNTTNETPVQDGEQEEGEHPEWEIDSSPYESSSSDSSDDDSDDEDYPILGVEETARMLMALEHDGDVNGSRGVREPIRSKNEKPEEVIPKPDVQILPEDKIELLGQIQFIVETNLVIQSCKSAAEQVLDTGTVLCKEDRTVIGALADVLGNVRDPKYTVGFPNEEEIKELGLEVGMPIFFSTRHANSVFTKPLMQAKYTDASNVHDEELAPEEMEFSDDEKEQEYKRNNKLQKRTNREKKLGIEPGTGRGGGRGGKCGGRGGGSGWGAQHAPSPSVATTATLDYDDDDGPYRPLARPPGFGLPPRPPSPARDQLNFNQHGGFDNRGRDDNRGYDGFRDRGNSRGRGGFRGNFRGRDNEGGARGFGHGRHSSVSTDVSTATSATLPAFSASGSPSPYSLHVRPPFPPVPAPTQGAWPGMPAIPFPPPPHGYSAAQQAPRPPIPGQPQPPTGGFTFNYPAWPQAQTQAQGQGYGYAPAAPSPTPPQQQTGYTQPPNWAGAAAILHNLAQGAYGQQAQQQAQQQAPQQAQQQAQQSYQGQSAYHPQQGYQGQAGHQAQQNGGQQQAQTQAQQQAPQQQQNQYWQH; encoded by the exons ATGGAAGGGTCCTCTATGCAGATCCCCGGCCTCAATCTTGGCCAGGGGCAAGCTGAGGAGAAGCCAGCCAGTGAGGTGACGCAAAACACTCCTGGCGTT TCGGAAAAGCAGCAGGAGAATCTATCTCCAGTGGTTGAGGCCTCTGCTCGCCCGGATGAGGGCATGGATCTCGATGTCCAAGAACctgtcatcaccaaccaaacaGAAACCAGCACAAAAAAAGTGGTGTCTGTTGATGCTCAAATGAAGGCCACAGATCTTGATGTCCCAGGCAGCCCAGACGTTACTGACGCGCTTGAGGCTGCTCTTGCCGCCGAGAATGATGTCAAAGACATGGTGGCTAAAGCCCAGGAGTCTGTTACTGCTCCAGCGACTGTCACTACAACGGAGAGCAATGTCAATGTCAAGGACACAGTCATGGCTACAACACAGGAGACTGATATTACAGAGACCATCAGAAATACGACAAACGAGACTCCCGTCCAAGATGGAGAGCAAGAGGAGGGCGAGCACCCAGAGTGGGAGATCGACTCTTCACCCTATGAGTCCTCAAGCTCCGATTCTTCAGATGATGACTCAGATGATGAAGACTATCCAATTCTCGGCGTCGAGGAAACCGCCCGGATGTTGATGGCTCTCGAgcatgatggtgatgtgaaCGGGTCTCGAGGCGTTAGGGAGCCAATCCGATCCAAAAACGAGAAGCCTGAAGAGGTGATCCCCAAGCCTGATGTTCAAATTCTCCCCGAGGATAAGATTGAGCTTTTGGGTCAGATTCAGTTCATTGTCGAGACCAATCTTGTCATCCAATCCTGCAAGTCCGCTGCAGAGCAGGTTCTAGACACCGGCACTGTACTGTGCAAGGAAGACCGCACCGTCATTGGTGCCCTGGCTGATGTGTTAGGCAACGTCAGAGATCCCAAGTATACGGTGGGCTTCCCTAATGAAGAGGAGATCAAAGAGCTTGGGCTGGAAGTTGGAAtgcccatcttcttctcaacGAGGCATGCCAACTCTGTTTTCACCAAGCCGCTTATGCAAGCGAAGTACACGGATGCGAGCAACGTGCACGATGAAGAGCTTGCTCCCGAAGAGATGGAGTTCTCCGACGACGAGAAGGAACAAGAGTACAAGCGAAACAATAAGCTGCAGAAGCGAACGAACCGCGAGAAAAAGCTCGGGATTGAACCAGGAACTGGTCGCGGTGGCGGTCGCGGCGGAAAGTGTGGTGGTCGAGGCGGAGGTTCAGGCTGGGGCGCCCAACATGCTCCTAGCCCCTCCGTTGCGACAACAGCTACGCTCGATtatgatgacgacgatgggCCTTACCGTCCATTGGCCAGACCCCCTGGATTTGGTTTACCTCCCAGGCCCCCGAGTCCGGCTCGCGACCAGCTGAACTTCAATCAGCATGGTGGTTTCGACAATCGAGGCCGTGACGATAACCGTGGTTATGATGGCTTCCGTGATCGAGGAAACAGCCGTGGCAGGGGCGGCTTCAGAGGCAATTTCCGCGGTCGCGACAACGAAGGGGGTGCTCGCGGCTTTGGTCATGGGAGACATTCGTCTGTCTCGACTGATGTCTCCACCGCAACATCCGCAACTCTGCCAGCTTTCTCCGCCAGCGGCAGCCCTTCTCCCTACAGCTTACATGTCCGCCCTCCATTCCCACCCGTTCCAGCTCCTACCCAAGGCGCCTGGCCCGGCATGCCAGCTattcctttcccccctccgccgcaCGGTTATTCAGCTGCTCAGCAGGCACCGCGTCCACCCATTCCCGGACAGCCGCAGCCTCCTACGGGTGGGTTCACGTTTAACTATCCCGCCTGGCCGCAGGCTCAAACCCAGGCCCAGGGGCAGGGGTACGGTTATGCTCCAGCGgctccatccccaacccctccccaacagcagACTGGGTACACTCAGCCGCCGAACTGGGCCGGCGCAGCCGCGATTCTTCATAATTTGGCCCAGGGTGCCTACGGGCAACAGGCTCAGCAACAGGCTCAGCAACAGGCTCCGCAGCAGGCTCAACAGCAGGCTCAACAGAGCTATCAAGGTCAGTCTGCTTATCATCCCCAGCAGGGCTACCAAGGTCAAGCTGGTCACCAGGCCCAGCAGAATGGAGGTCAGCAGCAGGCTCAGACGCAAGCTCAGCAGCAAGCtccgcaacagcaacagaaTCAGTACTGGCAGCATTAG